The Coregonus clupeaformis isolate EN_2021a chromosome 18, ASM2061545v1, whole genome shotgun sequence genome has a segment encoding these proteins:
- the LOC121581847 gene encoding aminopeptidase O-like isoform X2: MVTDSAGGRSQSKVMPEQLVLQLELLLMEAELSVTSLRTIQRTYDVQNKDTEVRHRWCELLVKHKYTQAYGDVEHFLIHHKAMGVYLYGELTVQEDSGQQVLARRCLSLVQDEMDQSAHRVVEEMVL; this comes from the exons GTGATGCCGGAGCAGCTGGTGTTACAATTGGAGCTTCTGCTGATGGAGGCGGAGCTAAGTGTGACGTCATTGCGTACGATCCAAAGAACCTATGATGTACAGAACAAGGACACtgag GTGAGGCATCGCTGGTGTGAGCTGCTGGTCAAACACAAATACACTCAGGCTTATGGAGATGTGGAGCACTTCCTCATTCaccacaag GCCATGGGTGTGTATCTGTATGGAGAGCTGACGGTTCAGGAGGACTCTGGGCAGCAGGTTCTGGCTAGGCGCTGTCTCTCATTGGTCCAGGACGAGATGGACCAATCAGCTCACAGAGTGGTGGAGGAGATGGTCCTATGA